One window from the genome of Nisaea sediminum encodes:
- a CDS encoding adenylate/guanylate cyclase domain-containing protein, with protein MAESTGKTKQDTGRLPSRVEAAIREQEAQNEILIGWVQLTVVSIWSVLYTLSPKTFAETARFEPIPWVLSAYFAFTILRLVLSYRRLLPPWFLALSVIGDIVLLMVTIWSFHLQYEQPASFYLKAPTILYVFIFIALRSFRLEVGYVLLAGIGSALGWLALVAYAMVVDPTDPMITRDYVDYLTSNAVLIGAEFDKVISILMVTAILAVAIHRGRRLLVRAVAEGTAARDLSRFFAPEVARKITHAEAELSAGSGEHREATILYVDIRGFTALSARLEPKQVLRILAEYQALVGPALRRHRGSIDKFLGDGVLATFGAAEPDSAHAANALRAIRALLAATRDWTPDAELLAPGALRICMAAASGRVVFGAVGDAERLEYTVIGDAVNRAAKLEKHTKALGVRALCDGATRELAAAAPDLPGLSAIGEQSVEGTDGSVEIYEIRED; from the coding sequence ATGGCGGAGAGCACCGGAAAGACGAAACAGGACACCGGACGCCTGCCGAGCCGTGTCGAGGCGGCGATCCGTGAGCAGGAAGCGCAGAACGAGATCCTGATCGGCTGGGTCCAGCTGACCGTGGTCTCGATCTGGTCGGTGCTCTACACGCTGTCTCCGAAGACCTTCGCTGAAACGGCCCGGTTCGAGCCGATCCCCTGGGTTCTGAGCGCCTATTTCGCCTTTACGATCCTGCGCCTTGTCCTGTCCTACCGGCGGCTTCTGCCGCCATGGTTCCTTGCTCTATCGGTGATCGGCGACATCGTGTTGCTGATGGTGACGATCTGGAGCTTTCACCTGCAGTACGAGCAGCCGGCCTCGTTTTATCTGAAGGCGCCGACAATCCTCTATGTGTTCATTTTCATCGCTCTCCGCTCTTTCCGTCTGGAGGTCGGCTATGTCCTCCTCGCCGGTATCGGCTCGGCACTCGGCTGGCTGGCACTGGTCGCCTATGCGATGGTGGTTGATCCGACCGACCCGATGATCACGCGCGACTATGTCGACTATCTGACGTCCAACGCAGTCCTGATCGGCGCGGAATTTGACAAGGTGATCTCCATCCTGATGGTCACCGCGATCCTAGCGGTGGCGATTCACCGCGGTCGCCGCCTGCTTGTGCGTGCCGTTGCGGAAGGCACTGCGGCACGAGATCTCTCGCGCTTCTTCGCGCCAGAGGTGGCGCGCAAGATCACGCATGCGGAGGCCGAACTGTCGGCCGGTAGCGGGGAGCACCGCGAGGCGACCATCCTCTATGTCGATATCCGTGGGTTCACGGCGCTGAGCGCACGTCTGGAGCCGAAACAGGTGCTGCGGATCCTGGCCGAGTATCAGGCCCTGGTCGGCCCGGCGCTGCGGCGTCATCGCGGCAGCATCGACAAGTTTCTCGGCGACGGGGTGCTGGCGACCTTCGGCGCGGCGGAGCCGGACTCGGCGCATGCGGCGAACGCGCTCCGGGCGATCCGGGCCCTGCTCGCTGCGACCCGGGACTGGACACCGGACGCGGAGCTCCTGGCGCCGGGCGCGCTCAGGATCTGCATGGCGGCGGCCAGCGGGCGCGTCGTTTTCGGCGCTGTCGGCGATGCCGAGCGGCTGGAATACACGGTGATCGGCGACGCGGTGAACCGGGCGGCGAAGCTGGAGAAGCATACGAAGGCGCTTGGCGTTCGGGCCCTTTGCGACGGCGCGACCCGGGAGCTGGCCGCAGCAGCGCCGGATCTGCCGGGTCTTTCGGCAATCGGCGAGCAGTCCGTCGAGGGAACCGACGGTTCTGTCGAGATCTATGAAATCCGGGAAGACTGA